Proteins from a single region of Dictyostelium discoideum AX4 chromosome 5 chromosome, whole genome shotgun sequence:
- the grlR gene encoding G-protein-coupled receptor family 3 protein 17 (Similar to GPCR) yields MVIKKPFIFIFICFLICLLICIDLTNCNTINNNNNNNNNNNNNNNNNNNNNNNNNNNNNNNNNNNNNDNNENHKILKDYLKFTKRFKKSEYPTTEQQDFYINKIKKEIKDREKYKNNIENEILKINSQKKRKKFKRKDLNTDIKTNHEQLRKLIENNVNPNPHYYDETQSFYFTNRMTSNNEKNNKKNLNFNNDNNKINNLINIKNNNIPYINNNNNNNNNNNNNNNNNNKNNNNNNNNKNNNNNNNNKNNNNNNNNKNNNKNKKIIINNNNLINNKLVSETSANMTTMVNSGDASLRSLINFLTTQDNNGLRFFPYSPRDLINPFNATKAISVAFAYNDRQLITPGAFSKENEEIRANQSRSQGLFDPNSPNMNFSSFYDIIDQQQTNFVQNIELSIDYLLNQVYFKEIFSKKDFKTQARDFEALFEFLKQQGTRVVYYYIANDGSNHVECGGSIKPCQDLAYLLQSVPMADRIQTDLVVFFYPGRYNITKRIVIDNFSKVQLVGLFGKDETTLTSNQKMFLFNNTHIHMIGLTIADVNFQMKPLLNIFKTDNLGTGTVFDLRQSIMTILLCDFRNISNRNSLGSVFAYNSNLTVSNTLFENTIAAVGGGIFCCSYSTCIVSNCTFRANIADNPIGGGALIASLSTLFITQSAFYNNKASIGGSVIIDGGFSTVDTSTFEYNTGFVGSAIQISPNSIVYIVNCYFYFNLATYSGASIFCGSSTVVFISKCIFKDNYSPGANGLESYSEKLVLIEESVFEGNIPPLLNSTSVVSIASPSAFLFVRQCSFFGHSGVIFNIGNPSVLYCSFSLFYENSNRIVNSFNNGLIVFGSCKLFNNSNNKSDGIFRINNRSNGIFYAVEFYNNTVSSFFESWFNSTCFLLSSNITNNTFRAGSFQVAFSTDIFVDNLLYSNNTAAEGGLISSDQTGGISVTNSLLIGNTAEFGNLVFFRLLSYSEPNCDSFIFENNTYVDNYAFMAGTIVYFDDTIRCNYSCINCVSVNNNAQYGEIVNTGFATFSSTLPNTIPPSIIRPIILQAFDALGLPYLGRSDITFNLLINLLICDQMSLTGVVQSTSTPTSFSVFYNVRISGAPGTHCNLTVIAFLKTFKNITLEYPITVVNCQEGQDPYNIGGVNSYYCLTDVSKTKIAKIIIGISAIIVSIGVLITAILTFIYRKRKIMRYSNPVFLLIILVGCVCGLVSTFVSFSTTSATCSIRMVLIPLFFFIITSAIFIKQYRVYCLIRGVEELHDMSIENSYLLKLQSFILIIPAILIAVSVIATRMHRKYNFDLQKETIQAYCYSKNFYIIFICLALYEFSILLYGCWIVIKCRQYRSFPGSFNEFFYIGVLIYVLTVILVVSIPIGFALLNSALTDFLLYSIPILVLIVAIIGLLFAPKFYFLFRTDKVIANLRQLIEDQEEILKKNKEVLFTYGMYLGDNNNDIIALHESFSDSDILSKTGSNTSDDVSDDFTFDSPTTYSNIPIPLNRRNNNNNNINNNNNNNNNNNNNNNNNNNNNNNNNILNNNKNNNNDDDASSSNSSSTADFEISSSGESGRSSNDYDKRNNKKNRRKNSLRTPILNSLLSPNSRNKTKKRNKSSQNSPLLD; encoded by the exons atggTAATCAAAAAaccatttatatttatatttatatgctttttaatttgtttattaatttgcaTCGATTTAACAAATTGTAATaccataaataataataataataataataataataataataataataataataataataataataataataataataataataataataataataataataataataataataataatgataataatgaaaaccataaaattttaaaagattatttaaaatttacaaaaagatttaaaaaatcagaaTATCCTACGACTGAACAACaagatttttatattaacaaaattaaaaaagaaataaaagatagagaaaaatataaaaataatatagaaaatgagattttaaaaataaattcccaaaaaaaaagaaaaaagtttaaaagaaaagatttaaatacagatataaaaacaaatcatGAACAATtaagaaaattaattgaaaataatgtaaACCCAAATCCACATTATTATGATGAAActcaatcattttattttacaaatagAATGacttcaaataatgaaaaaaataataaaaaaaatttaaattttaataatgataataataaaatcaataatttaataaatataaaaaataataatatcccatatattaataataataataataataataataataataataataataataataataataataaaaataataataataataataataataaaaataataataataataataataataaaaataataataataataataataataaaaataataataaaaataaaaaaattataataaataataataatttaattaataataaattagtttCAGAAACATCAGCTAATATGACAACAATGGTAAATTCAGGTGATGCATCATTGAggtcattaattaattttttaactaCTCAAGATAATAATGGATTAAGATTTTTTCCATATTCTCCTAgagatttaataaatccatTTAATGCAACCAAAGCAATTAGTGTAGCATTCGCCTACAATGATAGACAATTAATTACACCAGGTGCtttttcaaaagaaaatgaagagATTAGAGCAAATCAATCTAGATCACAAGGTTTATTTGATCCAAATTCACCAAATATGAACTTTAGCTCATTCTATGATATAATTGACCAACAACAAACCAATTTTGTTCAGAATATTGAATTATCCATTGATTATCTACTAAATCaagtttattttaaagaaatatttagtaaaaaagatttcaaaACACAAGCTAGAGATTTTGAagcattatttgaatttttaaaacaacaagGTACTAGAGTGGTCTATTATTATATTGCCAATGATGGTTCGAATCATGTAGAATGTGGTGGTTCAATAAAACCATGTCAAGATTTAGCATACCTTTTACAGAGTGTTCCAATGGCCGATAGAATTCAAACTGATTtagtggtttttttttatcctgGTAGATATAATATTACAAAGAGAATTGtgattgataatttttcaaaggTTCAATTAGTTGGGCTATTTGGTAAAGATGAGACCACCTTAACCAGTAATCAAAAGatgtttctttttaataatacccATATTCATATGATTGGTTTAACAATTGCCGATGTTAACTTTCAAATGAAACCAttattaaacatttttaaaactgaTAATTTGGGTACTGGAACTGTTTTTGATTTAAGACAATCAATTATGACTATATTGTTGTGTGATTTTAGAAATATTAGTAATAGAAATTCTTTGGGTTCTGTTTTCGCCTACAATAGTAATTTAACAGTTTCAAACACATTGTTTGAAAATACAATTGCTGCTGTGGGTGGCGGTATTTTCTGTTGTAGTTATTCAACTTGTATAGTTAGCAACTGTACATTTAGAGCAAATATAGCTGATAATccaattggtggtggtgccTTAATCGCTTCCCTTTCAACTCTATTCATTACTCAATCTGcattttataataacaaAGCATCAATTGGTGGTTCAGTAATTATCGATGGCGGTTTCTCTACTGTGGATACATCAACTTTTGAGTATAATACAGGTTTTGTTGGTTCAGCTATTCAAATCTCTCCAAATTCAATCGTTTACATTGTTAATTgttatttctattttaatttagCAACTTATTCTGGTGCTTCAATATTTTGTGGTTCAAGTACTGTAGTATTCATTTCAAAATGTATTTTCAAGGATAATTACTCACCAGGTGCCAATGGTTTAGAATCTTACTCTGAAAAGTTGGTACTAATTGAAGAAAGTGTTTTCGAAGGTAACATCccaccattattaaattcaacaagTGTTGTTTCAATTGCCAGTCCTTCTGCTTTCCTTTTTGTTAGACAATGTTCATTCTTTGGTCATTCGggtgttatttttaatataggAAATCCATCGGTACTCTAttgttcattttcattattttatg aaaactCAAATAGAATtgtaaattcatttaataatggattaattgtatttggatcatgtaaattatttaataatagtaataataagaGTGATGGTATATTTcgtattaataatagaagTAATGGTATATTTTATGCTGtagaattttataataatactgtttcatcattttttgaatCATGGTTTAATTCAacatgttttttattatcaagtaATATTACCAATAATACATTTAGAGCTGGTAGTTTTCAAGTTGCATTTTCTACTGATATTTTcgttgataatttattatattcaaataatacagCTGCAGAAGGTGGTTTAATTTCTTCGGATCAAACTGGTGGTATCTCTGTAACCAATAGTCTATTGATTGGAAATACAGCAGAGTTTGGTAATTTGGTGTTTTTTAGATTGTTATCTTATTCAGAGCCAAATTGTGATTcgtttatttttgaaaataataccTATGTTGATAATTATGCGTTTATGGCTGGTACAATTGTTTATTTCGATGATACAATTAGGTGTAATTATTCATGTATCAATTGTGTTAGTGTTAATAATAACGCTCAGTATGGGGAGATTGTGAATACTGGATTCGCAACATTCTCTTCTACTTTGCCAAATACAATTCCACCTTCAATTATTAGACCTATAATATTACAAGCATTCGATGCATTGGGGCTACCTTATCTTGGAAGATCTGATATTACCTTTAATTTACTCATTAATTTACTAATTTGTGATCAAATGTCACTCACTGGTGTTGTACAGTCAACCTCAACACCAACAAGTTTCAGTGTTTTCTATAATGTTAGAATTAGTGGTGCACCAGGTACACATTGTAATCTAACGGTGATTGCATTTTTAAAGACttttaaaaacattacaTTGGAATATCCAATAACTGTAGTTAATTGTCAAGAAGGTCAAGACCCATATAATATAGGTGGAGTGAATTCATACTATTGTTTAACTGATGTTAGTAAAACTAAAATTGCCAAAATCATAATTGGAATTAGTGCAATCATTGTATCAATTGGTGTTTTAATAACCGCCATACTGACATTTATCTATAGAAAGAGAAAGATAATGAGATACTCAAATCCGGTATTTCTATTAATCATTTTGGTTGGTTGTGTATGTGGATTGGTTTCAacatttgtttctttttcaacTACATCAGCAACCTGTTCAATTCGTATGGTTTTAATAcctctcttttttttcattattacaaGTGCAATCTTTATTAAACAATATCGTGTCTATTGTTTAATTCGTGGTGTTGAAGAGTTACACGATATgtcaattgaaaatagttATCTACTAAAATTacaatcttttattttaattataccTGCCATTTTAATCGCTGTATCTGTAATTGCAACTAGAATGCAtagaaaatataattttgatcTACAAAAAGAAACCATTCAAGCTTATTGTTattctaaaaatttttatattatttttatttgtttagcACTTTATGAATTTTCAATACTTTTATATGGTTGTTGGATTGTTATTAAATGTAGACAATATAGATCTTTTCCAGGTTCTTTTAATGAATTCTTTTATATTGGTGTATTG atTTATGTTTTAACAGTTATTTTAGTTGTTTCAATTCCTATTGGTTTTGCTTTATTAAATAGTGCACTTactgattttttattatatagtATACCaattttggttttaattgTAGCTATAATTGGTTTACTATTTGCACCAAAATTCTACTTTCTTTTTAGAACTGATAAAGTTATAGcaaat ctAAGACAATTAATTGAAGACCAGGaagagatattaaaaaaaaataaagaagtaTTGTTCACTTATGGAATGTATTtgggtgataataataatgatatcatTGCATTACATGAATCATTTTCAGACTCTGATATTTTATCTAAAACTGGATCAAATACAAGTGATGATGTTAGTGATGATTTTACATTTGATTCTCCAACAACATATAGTAATATACCAATACCATTAAATagaagaaataataataataataatattaataataataataataataataataataataataataataataataataataataataataataataataataatattttaaataataataaaaataataataatgatgatgatgcaagtagtagtaatagtagtagcaCAGCAGATTTTGAAATAAGTAGTAGTGGTGAAAGTGGAAGAAGTAGTAACGATTAtgataaaagaaataataaaaaaaatagaagaAAAAATTCTCTCAGAACTCCAATTCTAAATTCTCTATTATCTCCAAACTCTagaaacaaaacaaaaaaaagaaataaatctTCTCAAAATTCCCCACTATTGGATTga
- a CDS encoding esterase, SGNH hydrolase-type, whose amino-acid sequence MKKVIISLFVVVLLCINSICAGTGSGSGASLSGSGSGSSFSDSSLSGSGGSGSSFSDSSLSSESNSGTTSTTPSTNSQSSSDSGSIIYPNDENILYSGRFDTTQSADNYYGFSWSGCQISLSITGTTTIKPILDSVGDNWFDVIVNNAILTPFNVSSVAHQEYDIIGSTNLDPTQTYSIVLSKRTEASFGEVRFYGFSVDSTGKTVPQQKPTRKIEFIGDSITCGYGDLGTAPCNFQAITEDNYDTYASITARELECEMFLEAWSGRGVVRNYGSPTPTSTSGTVPDLYPYTIPTDPSIEWDFNQYIPDAVVINLGTNDYSTQPVPSQEQFQNGYIEFIKTIKSNYAQAEPEIFLICGPMIGNPCCEYVANVSTLVGATFIDAQNILTEPTDFGCNGHPSINGHMKLGAVISPIIQKVMAW is encoded by the exons atgaaaaaggtaataatatctttatttgtTGTAGTTTTATTATGTATAAATAGTATATGTGCTGGTACAGGTTCTGGCTCAGGAGCTTCATTATCTGGTTCTGGTTCTGGTTCATCATTCTCagattcatcattatcaggTTCAGGTGGTTCAGGTTCATCATTCTCagattcatcattatcatcagaaTCAAATTCTGGAACcacatcaacaacaccatcaacaaaTTCACAATCTTCTTCAGATTCAGGCTCAATTATTTAtccaaatgatgaaaatattttatattctgGTAGATTTGATACAACTCAATCAGCTGATAACTATTATGGATTTTCATGGAGTGGTTGTCAAATTTCACTCTCAATCACTGGCACAACAACtattaaaccaattttagATTCAGTAGGTGATAATTGGTTCGATGTAATTGTAAACAATGCTATATTAACACCATTCAATGTTAGTTCAGTAGCTCATCAAGAATATGATATAATTGGTTCGACTAATTTAGATCCAACTCAAACCTATTCAATTGTACTATCAAAAAGAACTGAAGCCTCCTTTGGTGAGGTTCGTTTCTATGGCTTTTCAGTTGATTCAACTGGTAAAACTGTACCACAACAAAAACCAACTCGTAAAATTGAATTCATTGGTGATTCAATTACCTGTGGTTATGGTGATTTAGGTACTGCACCATGTAATTTCCAAGCAATTACTGAAGATAATTACGA taCATATGCATCTATTACAGCAAGAGAATTGGAATGTGAAATGTTTTTAGAGGCATGGTCAGGTAGAGGCGTTGTACGTAATTATGGTTCACCAACTCCAACTTCAACAAGTGGTACAGTTCCAGATTTATATCCATACACAATCCCTACAGATCCATCTATTGAATGGGATTTCAATCAATATATTCCAGATGCAGTTGTAATTAATTTAGGTACCAATGATTATAGTACTCAACCAGTACCATCACAAGAACAATTCCAAAATGGTtatattgaatttataaaaacaattaaatcaaattatgcTCAAGCTGAACCCgaaatctttttaatttgtggTCCAATGATTGGTAATCCATGTTGTGAATATGTTGCAAACGTTTCAACATTGGTTGGTGCTACTTTTATTGATGCTCAAAACATTTTAACTGAGCCAACTGATTTTGGTTGTAATGGTCATCCATCTATAAATGGTCATATGAAATTGGGTGCTGTCATTAGTCCAATTATTCAAAAAGTTATGGCatggtaa
- a CDS encoding DUF1222 family protein: protein MDNEDETILFGVTPTNEASLADYITKKNKLKSIKENSRKKSFYLSTWIFLKMISIITFIALFSAFIQIRGLVGEDGILPVGDILEKQVASNEINSIWIFFTHPTKGMGFSVNNTLHMLCFVGLSFSALSIFTTTIATYIGVMWFCYYCIVDVGQLFFAYQWDQLLLEALYLAIFLSPFNPKYEEKPNTPIRYLLKWLLFRLMFGSGLVKLTPIWAGLQAMNFQYETQCIPNILSWYLNQMPHVFHEFETMMVLAIEILLPALYFAPRMYKLFASLTTVLYQMAIFLTGNYNFFNYLTIGLCTLLMDDAFLLSLPMPDKVRIKLIGIESKRFKDSPNGRQKSTRGLESGLSSLNPKNLLVPFVFILIGTSSLVNVTQYFQKQTTPSLIQRIHSTLSLYHLTGTYGLFSHVNTERYEIIIEGSYDKTNWFAYEFYYKPGNLSRHPPFVFPGHQPRLDWQMWSIAQTTSKDLFSSSSSSSSGTISSSSSSSIENQTETTASPSSSSGGGNSNGVSRTQSKWVINFMIKLLQGSPEVLSLLEYSPFTTDKPPIYIRAQKYRYKFTTFNNENINNNNDNNNNNDNNNNNNNNNNNNNNNNNNNNNNNNNNNNNNNNNNNNNNNNNNNNNNNDSNNNNYSNNNNNNDNNNDNNNKNNNNNNNNNNNNNNNNNNNNNNNNNNNNNNNNNNNNNNNNDNNSQNPVSYDNNEEDRNISTNEPSSPPPSSTSSSSSPSSSLGNEQSKGELYQLPNQDDWWVRCFIGSFIEPFSLDSIPTTN, encoded by the exons atGGATAATGAGGATGAAACAATATTATTTGGTGTAACACCTACCAATGAGGCATCATTGGCCGACTAtataactaaaaaaaataaattaaagtcTATAAAAGAGAATTCTAGAAAGAAATCATTCTATTTATCAACAtggatatttttaaaaatgatttcaatCATTACTTTTATTGCTTTATTTTCTGCATT tattcAAATAAGAGGATTAGTAGGTGAAGATGGTATATTACCAGTTGGAGATATTTTAGAGAAGCAAGTTGCAtccaatgaaattaattcaatttggaTATTTTTCACACATCCAACTAAAGGTATGGGATTTAGTGTCAATAATACATTGCATATGTTATGTTTTGTTGGACTTTCATTTAGTGCTTTATCAATTTTCACTACAACTATTGCGACATACATTGGTGTAATGTggttttgttattattgtattgttgatgttggtcAATTATTTTTCGCATATCAg tgggaTCAACTACTACTAGAAGCATTATATTTAGCAATATTTTTATCACCATTTAATCCAAAATATGAAGAGAAGCCAAATACACCAATTAGATATTTATTGAAATGGTTATTATTTAGATTGATGTTTGGTAGTGGTTTAGTAAAGTTAACACCAATTTGGGCAGGACTTCAAGCaatgaattttcaatatgAAACACAATGTATACCAAATATTTTA agttggtatttaaatcaaatgccACATGTTTTTCATGAATTTGAAACAATGATGGTGTTAGCAATTGAAATTCTATTACCAGCACTTTATTTTGCACCAAGAATGTATAAATTATTTGCATCGTTAACAACGGTTTTATATCAGATGGCAATATTTTTAACAGGAAACTATAACTTTTTCAACTATTTAACCATTGGATTATGTACACTATTGATGGATGATGCATTTTTATTATCGTTACCAATGCCAGATAAAGTTAGAATTAAATTGATTGGTATTGAATCAAAGAGATTTAAAGACTCACCAAATGGTAGACAAAAATCAACAAGAGGTTTAGAGAGTGGTCTTTCAAGTTTAAATCCAAAGAATCTATTAGTTccatttgtatttattttaattggtacCAGTAGTTTAGTTAATGTTACACAATATTTCCAAAAACAAACTACACCATCATTAATTCAAAGAATTCATTCAACACTATCTTTATATCATTTAACTGGTACCTATGGATTATTCAGTCATGTCAATACTGAAAGatatgaaattataattgaagGTAGTTATGATAAAACTAATTGGTTTGCATATGAATTCTATTATAAACCTGGTAATTTATCGAGACATCCACCATTTGTTTTCCCTGGTCACCAACCACGTTTAGATTGGCAAATGTGGTCAATTGCTCAAACAACAagtaaagatttatttagtagtagtagtagtagtagtagtggcactatttcatcttcatcttcctCTTCAATAGAAAATCAAACTGAAACAACAgcatcaccatcatcttcaagtggtggtggtaattcaAATGGAGTATCTAGAACTCAATCAAAATgggtaattaattttatgatTAAACTTTTACAAGGTTCACCAGAAGTTTTAAGTTTACTTGAATATTCACCATTTACAACTGATAAACCACCAATCTATATTCGTGCTCAAAAGTATCGTTATAAATTTAcaacatttaataatgaaaatataaataataataatgataataataataataatgataacaataataataataataataataataataataataataataataataataataataataataataataataataataataataataataataataataataataataataataataataataataataataataataatgatagcaataataataattatagcaataataataataataatgataataataatgataataataataaaaataataataataataataataacaataataataataataataataataataataataataataataataataataataataataataataataataataataataataataataataatgataacaatAGTCAAAATCCAGTTTcttatgataataatgaagaagataGAAATATTTCAACCAATGAACcttcatcaccaccaccatcatcaacatcctcttcttcttctccttcttcttcattaGGAAATGAACAATCTAAAGGTGAATTATATCAATTACCAAATCAAGATGATTGGTGGGTTAGATGTTTCATTGGCTCTTTTATTGAACCATTCTCTTTAGATTCAATTCCAACTACAAAttga